Proteins from a single region of Sesamum indicum cultivar Zhongzhi No. 13 linkage group LG5, S_indicum_v1.0, whole genome shotgun sequence:
- the LOC105162210 gene encoding uncharacterized protein LOC105162210 isoform X1: MQLSPNSISHILMFIIVIKHLNLLPSFDHFWSLYSITASKRSGETGWFYLTTRKDCRFLDDLRSNVGPWRDRYFFIRSPPGQSWDFYLGWRESKPKPETFGEGFESDLINYITLFWYLPKVLLQEKVLKLAGLSPAPIPVKSFLESEIMLARIANKIRAKKGTLPLSVDRELRSVATAAKGKSRERAPTPTPSPSVATASEQPSSPTETRDHIPDEQVEVVKISEDRGQKRKRGRGTTIPEAESVEPTESRSDPSSKSARQGRLEAKIAADWVAEPESRKRFATFQEVWQRTRDEQPSSARSAEMSGEKWIPDWKISKNSSVLRTFAGQDSWEVYKAACLERDQVILAQTSLTSHEEHFAHNMTQAMAFAHNLSLQCSMWRHDKILLEAKTVEMEKKILEQQALIESLQSDAQEKKELVSKLEIYERELEEARSTAQTDRATAFEAGREQGLAEGRAQGLAEGRAIFLQSQEHKDLLDQARLNGARDFLKSRTFREAVEIQASDFMIEGFEKYQGQIRKLDGLAEDFDLEQLDVSLDKNLEPYPPGPAPADDFPEFLPLMDELPPLFPIS, translated from the exons ATGCAATTATCCCCCAATTCTATCAGCCATATACTCATGttcattattgttataaaacaCCTTAATTTGCTTCCCTCCTTTGACCATTTCTGGTCTTTATACAGTATCACTGCCTCTAAAAGATCAGGGGAGACTGGGTGGTTCTACTTAACCACACGCAAGGACTGCCGTTTTTTAGACGATTTGAGGTCTAATGTCGGTCCTTGGCGTGATAGGTATTTCTTTATACGATCTCCACCTGGGCAATCTTGGGATTTTTACTTGGGTTGGCGCGAGTCCAAACCCAAACCCGAAACTTTTGGGGAGGGGTTCGAGAGCGACCTCATAAATTACATTACTCTGTTTTGGTACCTTCCGAAAGTACTACTACAGGAAAAAGTCTTGAAGCTCGCGGGCCTCTCCCCTGCTCCTATTCCAGTCAAAAGCTTTTTAG AATCTGAAATCATGCTGGCCAGGATCGCGAACAAGATTAGAGCCAAAAAAGGGACGCTGCCTCTCTCTGTTGATCGCGAGCTCAGAAGCGTAGCAACGGCTGCCAAAGGGAAATCAAGAGAGCGTGCCCCAACTCCTACTCCATCCCCTTCAGTCGCCACCGCTTCTGAACAACCATCCTCTCCCACCGAAACACGAGATCATATCCCAGACGAGCAAGTTGAGGTGGTGAAAATCTCGGAAGATCGTGGTcagaaaagaaagaggggAAGAGGAACAACGATCCCTGAAGCAGAGTCAGTGGAGCCAACAGAAAGCAGGAGTGATCCCTCCTCGAAATCAGCTAGGCAGGGCAGACTTGAGGCGAAGATTGCCGCTGATTGGGTCGCCGAACCCGAAAGCAGAAAGAGATTTGCCACATTTCAAGAAGTGTGGCAGCGAACAAGAGACGAGCAACCTTCCTCTGCTCGCAGTGCTGAGATGTCCGGAGAAAAATGGATCCCCGATTGGAAAATCTCGAAAAACAGTAGTGTTCTGCGGACCTTTGCCGGGCAAGATTCATGGGAAGTCTACAAGGCCGCTTGCCTCGAACGGGATCAAGTCATCCTTGCCCAAACCTCCCTCACATCCCACGAGGAGCACTTCGCGCATAATATGACTCAG GCCATGGCTTTTGCACATAACTTGTCCCTCCAATGCTCGATGTGGAGACATGACAAAATCCTCCTTGAAGCAAAAACTGTggagatggagaagaagaTTCTAGAGCAGCAAGCCTTGATCGAGTCCCTGCAGTCTGACGCACAAGAGAAGAAGGAGCTCGTTTCCAAGCTGGAAATTTATGAGAGAGAATTAGAGGAAGCCAGATCCACAGCCCAAACAGATCGCGCAACCGCTTTTGAAGCGGGCAGGGAGCAGGGCTTAGCTGAAGGTCGAGCTCAGGGTCTAGCTGAAGGTCGGGCCATATTTCTGCAGAGCCAGGAGCACAAGGATTTACTAGATCAAGCTCGCTTAAATGGTGCTCGCGACTTTCTGAAATCTAGGACCTTTCGAGAGGCTGTGGAGATCCAGGCGTCGGACTTTATGATTGAGGGGTTTGAAAAATACCAGGGCCAAATTCGGAAGCTCGATGGACTTGCAGAGGATTTCGATCTAGAGCAGTTGGATGTCTCCTTAGACAAGAATCTCGAGCCGTATCCCCCTGGCCCAGCACCTGCCGATGACTTCCCAGAATTTCTTCCTTTGATGGACGAACTACCACCCCTATTTCCTATCTCATAG
- the LOC105162210 gene encoding uncharacterized protein LOC105162210 isoform X2 encodes MLARIANKIRAKKGTLPLSVDRELRSVATAAKGKSRERAPTPTPSPSVATASEQPSSPTETRDHIPDEQVEVVKISEDRGQKRKRGRGTTIPEAESVEPTESRSDPSSKSARQGRLEAKIAADWVAEPESRKRFATFQEVWQRTRDEQPSSARSAEMSGEKWIPDWKISKNSSVLRTFAGQDSWEVYKAACLERDQVILAQTSLTSHEEHFAHNMTQAMAFAHNLSLQCSMWRHDKILLEAKTVEMEKKILEQQALIESLQSDAQEKKELVSKLEIYERELEEARSTAQTDRATAFEAGREQGLAEGRAQGLAEGRAIFLQSQEHKDLLDQARLNGARDFLKSRTFREAVEIQASDFMIEGFEKYQGQIRKLDGLAEDFDLEQLDVSLDKNLEPYPPGPAPADDFPEFLPLMDELPPLFPIS; translated from the exons ATGCTGGCCAGGATCGCGAACAAGATTAGAGCCAAAAAAGGGACGCTGCCTCTCTCTGTTGATCGCGAGCTCAGAAGCGTAGCAACGGCTGCCAAAGGGAAATCAAGAGAGCGTGCCCCAACTCCTACTCCATCCCCTTCAGTCGCCACCGCTTCTGAACAACCATCCTCTCCCACCGAAACACGAGATCATATCCCAGACGAGCAAGTTGAGGTGGTGAAAATCTCGGAAGATCGTGGTcagaaaagaaagaggggAAGAGGAACAACGATCCCTGAAGCAGAGTCAGTGGAGCCAACAGAAAGCAGGAGTGATCCCTCCTCGAAATCAGCTAGGCAGGGCAGACTTGAGGCGAAGATTGCCGCTGATTGGGTCGCCGAACCCGAAAGCAGAAAGAGATTTGCCACATTTCAAGAAGTGTGGCAGCGAACAAGAGACGAGCAACCTTCCTCTGCTCGCAGTGCTGAGATGTCCGGAGAAAAATGGATCCCCGATTGGAAAATCTCGAAAAACAGTAGTGTTCTGCGGACCTTTGCCGGGCAAGATTCATGGGAAGTCTACAAGGCCGCTTGCCTCGAACGGGATCAAGTCATCCTTGCCCAAACCTCCCTCACATCCCACGAGGAGCACTTCGCGCATAATATGACTCAG GCCATGGCTTTTGCACATAACTTGTCCCTCCAATGCTCGATGTGGAGACATGACAAAATCCTCCTTGAAGCAAAAACTGTggagatggagaagaagaTTCTAGAGCAGCAAGCCTTGATCGAGTCCCTGCAGTCTGACGCACAAGAGAAGAAGGAGCTCGTTTCCAAGCTGGAAATTTATGAGAGAGAATTAGAGGAAGCCAGATCCACAGCCCAAACAGATCGCGCAACCGCTTTTGAAGCGGGCAGGGAGCAGGGCTTAGCTGAAGGTCGAGCTCAGGGTCTAGCTGAAGGTCGGGCCATATTTCTGCAGAGCCAGGAGCACAAGGATTTACTAGATCAAGCTCGCTTAAATGGTGCTCGCGACTTTCTGAAATCTAGGACCTTTCGAGAGGCTGTGGAGATCCAGGCGTCGGACTTTATGATTGAGGGGTTTGAAAAATACCAGGGCCAAATTCGGAAGCTCGATGGACTTGCAGAGGATTTCGATCTAGAGCAGTTGGATGTCTCCTTAGACAAGAATCTCGAGCCGTATCCCCCTGGCCCAGCACCTGCCGATGACTTCCCAGAATTTCTTCCTTTGATGGACGAACTACCACCCCTATTTCCTATCTCATAG